From Triticum urartu cultivar G1812 chromosome 2, Tu2.1, whole genome shotgun sequence, a single genomic window includes:
- the LOC125539203 gene encoding autophagy-related protein 13a, with the protein MSSMSDSGGGGRAGAELMAEQFHLKVLHAVLAVRAPRPLAAPAPAAASASFRRRDRWFHLPLHDPPPPPSAERLEAPPPGEPLVVDIHLAPAGCGGAGGEVVERWTVACEPWPDAAAAGEGMAVNRAYKRCMTLLRSVYTTLRLLPAYRVFRLLCANQSYNYEMGYTVGSFAVPFSRAQESAMRSHRFVAVDTQPGRLVVSVQYLSSLAAFNLEISSLSPSMLITNYVGSPAAEPMRNFPSSLTEATGCAFPQSYQQQRPHSWAPPALWPLAPAQQTRFSPPPLHYASPTPSPPNFPGGYLQSPLRGESAPVTIPGVRRSPVHRQSMLDPVKGLMLPPPSPRRGDKGAVGSQESPSDISRSFGRPEGLRMGDPYGSSSPGSKGKDSRDESGRFSALSSCDSPRQDDLDEADYPFAVDDVDPPISRPGSSDGKEAGDQAGSSSHKSQDAAVGSLVHLLRTARPLRDSSYSSQTSGAESNTVASTSSVMSRRTSDALEELQSFKAIRERLLSGSRAKERDSPEKP; encoded by the exons ATGTCCAGCATGTCGGACTCGGGGGGCGGCGGCCGCGCGGGCGCGGAGCTGATGGCGGAGCAGTTCCACCTCAAGGTGCTGCACGCCGTCCTCGCCGTGCGCGCGCCGCGCCCGCTcgccgcgccggcgccggcggccgCCTCGGCGTCCTTCCGCCGGCGCGACAGGTGGTTCCACCTCCCGCTCCAcgacccgccgccgcccccctcgGCCGAGCGCCTGGAGGCGCCGCCCCCCGGGGAGCCGCTCGTCGTGGACATCCACCTCGCCCCCGCCGGCTGCGGGGGAGCCGGCGGGGAGGTGGTGGAGAGGTGGACGGTCGCGTGCGAGCCCTGGCCGGACgccgcggcggccggcgaggggaTGGCCGTGAACCGGGCGTACAAGCGCTGCATGACCCTGCTGAGGTCGGTGTACACCACGCTCCGCCTGCTCCCCGCGTACCGGGTCTTCCGTCTCCTCTGCGCTAACCAGTCGTACAACTACGAGATGGGCTACACCGTCGGCTCCTTCGCCGTGCCTTTCTCGCGCGCCCAGGAGTCTGCCATGCGCTCCCACCGCTTCGTTGCCGTTGACACCCAGCCCGGACGTCTCGTCGTCTCCGTCCAGTACCTATCCAGTCTCGCCGCGTTCAACCTGGAGatctcctccctctccccctccatgCTGATCACCAACTACGTGGGCAGCCCAGCAGCTGAGCCCATGCGCAACTTCCCTTCTTCGCTCACGGAAGCCACAGGCTGCGCTTTCCCCCAGTCCTATCAGCAGCAGCGTCCGCACAGCTGGGCGCCGCCTGCGCTCTGGCCGCTCGCCCCAGCGCAGCAGACGAGATTTTCGCCGCCGCCGTTGCACTACGCGTCACCAACTCCATCGCCCCCCAATTTTCCTGGTGGGTACCTGCAGTCGCCTCTGAGGGGGGAGTCTGCACCGGTGACCATACCCGGCGTGAGAAGGAGCCCCGTGCACCGTCAGAGCATGCTGGACCCGGTTAAAGGTTTAATGCTGCCACCGCCATCCCCGAGGAGAGGAGACAAGGGAGCAGTAGGTTCACAAGAGTCCCCATCAGATATCAGCCGGTCATTCGGTAGGCCAGAAGGACTTCGGATGGGGGATCCATATGGCAGCTCGTCACCAGGATCCAAG GGTAAGGACAGTCGGGATGAATCTGGCCGATTCTCTGCACTCTCCTCTTGTGATTCACCACGGCAAGATGATCTGGATGAGGCAGATTATCCTTTTGCGGTGGATGATGTCGATCCACCAATCTCCAGACCTGG GAGCAGTGATGGAAAGGAGGCTGGAGATCAGGCAGGCTCATCATCCCATAAATCACAAGACGCTGCAGTTGGTTCTCTGGTTCACTTGCTGAGAACTGCACGCCCTCTGCGAGATTCTAGCTATTCTTCTCAAACGTCAGGGGCCGAGTCTAACACTGTAGCCTCGACCAGTTCTGTCATGTCTCGCAGGACATCTGATGCACTCGAGGAGCTGCAGTCTTTCAAAGCAATCAGGGAGAGACTGCTGTCCGGGAGCAGAGCGAAAGAGCGTGACTCGCCGGAGAAGCCATAG